The Vitis vinifera cultivar Pinot Noir 40024 chromosome 18, ASM3070453v1 region ATATTCGGAAACACCTTATTTCGATTGCAAATCGAAAAACATGGATTAGTAATCAAAACACAAAGCCATGTTAATCAAAAACTCCAGAAATCAGATCCAACACAATCGGAGAAATGAAAATCGAGATCTAAATGTAAAAGATAGAGATTACTGACCGTAGGAACAGAGTTATCGATTGATCGGCCGAGCGACCCACCACCGACGGATGGACCGTTCAGAAGTCCAAATAGGAGGATCCTATAAGCCGAGAAATCACTACGAAATTTCCAAGATATAGTTTGACGGTGGGGGGTGGCAGCCTGGCAGGAAGCAACGCGTGAGTACTATGTTTGGGGGCGTATCTGGAATAGACGCGTCGTTGTCCACCTGGCGTTCCATTATTGGTGCTCTTCTCTCTCTTGGCTTAAACACCGTTGGATAAATCATGGGACTCTGGATGGCTAATCAACGGTGTAAAAGTTACGCGATAAGGTTAGGCACGTTGGATCCGGAAGACTTACGTCACGGCGGGTGATTGGATTTGGAGGAGGAGGTATTTGGCTCgtttatattttgtaaagttAAATACGAGTTTTGATGTGTGGGTTGAAGGGTCTATACTTTGGAACATTCTAAGGTAACTCATCGTTGATATGATATAAGTGAAGCCATTGGCATCCATTTTGGACCGACGTACTGAAACACACTCACCGACGAAAGATAAAACAAGTCAATTGAAGAAAGGGATCAGTTCGATTTTAGGAGATACACGCATTTGTGATGCAGAGCATTAAATACTGGTTGGCGGAGCACCCCTGCATAGTAAGATTCCGATGGAGCCACAGCCAATCATGGGGCTCCACATGGTCGTTTCTATTCACCTCCATCGCCGCATACATCGCCACTGCCGCCTTCCTCCATCTCTTTCTCCTACTCATCCGCCGCCGCCGCCCCGTCCCTTTGGGCCCTATCCCGGCTCTCCACAGCCTCGCCATGGCTTTAATATCGGTTCTCATCTTCGTCGGAATACTCTTCTCCGCGGCCGCCGAGATCCGCGACACACGGTGGTTCTGGCGCCGGTCTAAGACTCCTCTCCAGTGGCTCTTCTGCTTTCCCCTAGGCACGCGCCCTTCGGGGCGCGTCTTCTTCTGGTCATACGTCTTCTACCTCTCCCGCTTCCTCCACCTTTTCCGTACCTACTTAAAGGTTCTCCGGCGGCGGAGGCTTGCCTTCTTTCAGGTGTTCAATCAGTCGATTCTCTTGTGCACGTCGTATCTGTGGCTGGAGTTCTCGCAATCGTTTCAAGTTTTGGCGATACTGTCGATGACGCTGGTTTACTCAATGGTTTATGGGTACCGATTTTGGACAGCGATTGGGCTGCCTAGCGCGTGCCCTCCATTCGTTGTAAACTGTCAGATGATTCTGCTGGGATGTAACCTGGTTTGGCATTTTGGGGTgctttttttgcattttctgaaAGGTGGGTGCAATGGCATTGGTGCTTGCGTATTCAATTCCGTCCTCAATGCTTTTATTCTTTTGCTCTTCTTGAACTTCTATGTCAAGATGCATTTGAGCAGAAGGGAGGATGCTCCGCTTGTTCAACCCGATTCTTCGTCAACCCGTCACCGCACCGGTTCAGAGATGATGGAGGATCAGTTGACTGTAAAAGCAAAGAACGGTTGAGCAGCATCccctgttttttcctttttcttttttcttttctctttttttttcccacttttttattctttctttggTTATAAATCCCTAAAACAGGGACAAAGTAACaccccttttttaaaaaaaaattatgtaaatggCGGTGCTCTTGCCTTCTTCCTTTCAAAGGacatatatagtatgtatacaaGTTCTGTTGCTTTCTTTCTGTGCCGgcaactgaaaaaaaaaaaaaaaaaattagggtttgaaAAAAGTTGAAGCAACCGATGCTCACGTTTTAAATTCTTTCCTCAAGTCAAAATGCAGCCTTTCACCCTCTTTTTAAGTAAATGGGATCATTCCACATGATATGGCGCATGAATTGAAAAGTAATAGCAGGATGCCGTGGTATTAGTTTAAGGGGGGGGAAGCTTCTTATTTTCGGcattcctaaatttttttattggatgcGGTTGCTTGGTCTGTTCCAACTTTCATAGTCTtgtcttatataaaaatttaattgcCATAGGCAACAAAATGCATTACGTAAAGAAAATTAACAATTTtagttcaaaataataaaatattgacttCCCCATCACAGTATACTCCTCCGAACACGAAATAGAAAAATTGATTTGACGAAGACTTTGAAATTCCAAAAACAACCTTCAAGATGCACAtatttacaaagcatatttggAATGAGTGATACAACTTCAACAATGTTTGAAGCTCGAATGCAAACATGACATATTTGTTTCTCAATTAGAACGTGGAAATTCGATGATTTGTTTGAtagctattttttaaaacgattattaaaaataatttttgataataatttttttaaattgttatttaatgttttgtaaaataaaaatcaatttaaaaatctaaaatgtttttaatctactattaatattttaaaatatattttaaaaataatttttatatctaatcttatatttttaattattctataattatattttaaaacaattctcaaaaaacacataagaataatataaaataattaaaaaatattttttgaaaacatgctattttctcttcttaataataaaacggtttttaaatatcaaatgtattttcatagattttttattttgaaaaacttaaaattgttctcaaaaaccattACTAAATAGGTCCtaaatgatgaaattttaaacgaCATATAATCACATATAGACATTAAAGCATACATTAAATGGTAGTAAATTAAATGTTTACCTTAATTAATGTCATGGAAAACCATTTTCGTGCTCCACTGATGTCCAAGAATATGCTCAATCCATGATGATATGAAAATTCGGATTCAATGAACTCTTCCCTTTCTACACCCAAGATTCAGTCTGTGTGTGCTCTCAAAATGAGTGTGTAGTGCGTGCCCTTTTTCAGCCCAACAAGAAGAAGTCTTCCTttgcacttatatatatatcacatatTACACACATTATTTgaaccacttgacttaatgggtcaATCAAGTaaattagggtgagcccataaaaaatcaaacaacaatatATGTCCAGCCCCATTATGAACCataatgcaaaaaaataaaataacattgatttatgacgttatcacattgattatgtaagtccacacaaaaaaattccaacaattctcccacttggactacaTATTCAAACATCATAACATatacataatcataaatcaatgtctcataaaatctcatcaaaacaaataatcaaaaccAATCATACatgcttcattgcttgattcacagggaaatatacaaaataacaaTCCTTCCAACAATAGCAAAATATTATAATACCAAAAATGTCTCACACTAACTTAATGCAACCTAGGCTCCCACCAACCCCATTTAAGATACATGATCATGAAACACAACTATGGGTAAGTCTTTTGTTAGTGGATCCGCCAACATACCTTTTGTTGGCATGTGctcaatatcaataagagactttgtcactttctctttaacaaaatagaactttacatcaatatgCTTGGAGCGAGAAGTGCTCCTAGTGTTCTTAGAGAAAGCAATAGCTGCagaattatcacaaaataatttcaacggtctagaaatggagtcaacaaTTCCCAAAGCTGAAATAAAATTTCGCATCCATATAGCATGACAACAAGCCTCATAACATGTCACATACTTTGTCTCCATAGTTGAGGATGTTGTAAGTGTCTGCTTGATATTTTTCCAAGATACAACTTATCTTGTCATCACAAAAATATAGCCCGTAGTGGATTTCTTACCATCTATGCAGCCAGCAAAATTAGCATCACAAAACCTAACTACATCAAGTATATTGGTGTGTTGATATGTCAACATTAAGTCcttagttccttgcaaatacctaAGGACCGGACCTTCTTAGCAGCTTTCCAATGTTAACTCCCAGGATTGTTCAAGTATCTTCCCAACATGCCTACAACAAAAACAATATTAGTGTGTGTACATACTTGAACATACATAAGACTGTCAACcaaaaatgaataagaaatgattcttctttcctctctctcatcatcattttaaGGACACTGAGCCTTTGAAAACTTATCACCCTCCACAATTGGCGCTCTAGTAGAACTATAGTTGTGCATATTGAACATCTTCAATATCTTCTCAATAGAGGTtctttgagacaatttaagcaCCTCATTAGCCCTATCACGAAGAATCTTTATGTCTAAAATATAAGAAGCCTCATCGAGATCCTTtatgtcaaaatgggttgacaacatgtgctttgtctcaatcaacaagtcagaatcatttgatgcgagtagtatatcatcaacatataaaacaagaaatatgtaactactcCCACTGACCCTCAAATATATGCATTTATCAACtgtattctctttaaaaccattttgggtgACATCAATAGGCTTACTTGGCTCATAAACTCTCAAAGCCAAGTCCAAATTGTGCAAAGTCATATGCAAATTGATATACTCAtaccattcttcaaaattatttccagTAAGAGGCTTGATGGCAAATAATTGCAGAGTAATTCCAGGATTGCTAGTAGCTGGAAAATAGCAAAATTAAACAATATGCATGTTACTACAATatcatgttattttataatttctagaATTTCTCAATTTAGCAATAACTTGGAATCTCGAAATTTCACAGCGGTAAggacaactaattaaatattacaACAAAGAAGAACTAATTTTATTACCgaaaaggcaaaagaaaattaatacgatttataatatataattaatttccttcaccaatcTAAGCATCCTATCAAGTATTATAATTATCGATAGGACAATTACAATACCCGTATGGACCTTagtaatcacaataataaaacaaccaaaagtgggaaataaaatatttcaacaaaGACAATTTAACACATATAGGATCACGATAGGCAACCACATAGATGTTCACTATTGTCATGATaaactcaaatatttaatttgcacAGCTTAACACACTTGGAATTGTGATAGGCAATTACACAAGTGTTCTTTATTGTCATagtaaatttcaatatttaacaaaaatggtttaggacaacattattggtataagataaaaaattataccataaagaacaataataataataattgtcccaataaaaccaaatttaacaaatgcataatAATTCCAAGAATACcaagacaacaaaaaaaaagtttttttatgatGTCATGATGACGTCATCATGCATTGTTCATCTTCTCCACCAAACTGAACACGACCTAGTTATTctggagaatttttttttttttggcaaaaattTTGTGCATTTTCCAACAAAAACACTTAGGTTTTCATCCTCAAACATCAATCCTTCAATCTAAACCCaaaaattacacaaaaaaacgcataaaatgaaaaaccaaaataagccctaattttcaaaatcccatcaaatgagctccaaaaaccatataaaaaaaaaaggttttgctccaaacaatattttttacaagTCTCCAACATCAATTGGGCTTGAAAACCAAGAATCAACaccaaatgataaaaaaaaaaacttcaaaaatggctTCCAAACCAGAAAACGGGAAACCCAAAATAACCCAAATATGCAATTCAAATGTCATCCATGtatagctctgataccaattgatgaaattttaaacgaCATACGATCACATGTAGACCTTAAAGCATACATTAAATGGTAATAAATGAAATGCTTACCTTAATTAATGTCATGGAAAGTCATTTTCGTGCTCCACTGGTGTCCAATAATATGTTCAATCTGTGATGATATGAAAATTCGGGttcaatgagctcttccctttcTACACCCAAGATTCAATTTGTGTGTGCTCTCAAGACAAATGTGTAGTGCGTGCCCTTTTTTAGCCCAAGAAGAAGAAGTCTTTCTttgcacttatatatatatatatatcacatatTACACACATTATTTGAatcacttgacttaatgggtcagtcaagtgaattagggtgagtccataaaaaatcaagcaacaatatgtgtccaaccccattatggaccacaatgcaaaaaaataaaataacattgatttatgacattatcacattgattatgtaagtccacacataaaaaattccaacactaaatacatttttattattgtttatttttaaaagtaaaacatgataataaattttatgtataaataaataaaaaagagagagataaaataatttatcttatttttaaaaattactttaaaaaattaaattttgagttagtaacatttttttaatacctttaaatctttttaaaaaattttaaaagcattaatttttcaatacaaATATCTAAAGTTGTGATATCTTATTAAAAACTagtattattttgtaaatttggaaaacaaaaataagaattgTATTCAAATcaagatttaattaaatttcttacaaatattaaaattatgggGTACATGCATTTTACCCTGCCACTCTTTGATGTGTTTATACACTTCAACCCTCCTACTCAAAACTCGACGGCtttatcccaaaaaaaccaataCTAAAATGTGAATAAAAACTTATGTTATCTTAAGTTCAAAGCTAATTACACTTCTCAATTGCATGCAAAAatcatgaatatatatatatatatatatctctttttttttttaaaaaaaaagttaaaattaataattgttatattttaaaaacgcATGAATAATTTCACTTTAAAGTTGtaaatttgaagtttattcTATTAAACTTTAACCTTCTATTcgactttaagtttaaaaaaaaaaaaaaagtaatgttTTTGATAGGTTTTGTAATCAGGGTTAAATGTtgttattcaataaaattagaagataaaatattaaattttgaatgtgaatgaataaaatataaaacagatAAAATATACTAAATCTTAAAATTATCTATATCTTAAATGAGAACATTTAAAAGGTActagttttgaaaacaaaatttattcatGCCAATGATAATTAGTTCCACTTGTATAGAAcatattgaaaatattcaaaaggtacta contains the following coding sequences:
- the LOC100264245 gene encoding elongation of fatty acids protein 3-like, translating into MQSIKYWLAEHPCIVRFRWSHSQSWGSTWSFLFTSIAAYIATAAFLHLFLLLIRRRRPVPLGPIPALHSLAMALISVLIFVGILFSAAAEIRDTRWFWRRSKTPLQWLFCFPLGTRPSGRVFFWSYVFYLSRFLHLFRTYLKVLRRRRLAFFQVFNQSILLCTSYLWLEFSQSFQVLAILSMTLVYSMVYGYRFWTAIGLPSACPPFVVNCQMILLGCNLVWHFGVLFLHFLKGGCNGIGACVFNSVLNAFILLLFLNFYVKMHLSRREDAPLVQPDSSSTRHRTGSEMMEDQLTVKAKNG